A genome region from Armatimonadota bacterium includes the following:
- a CDS encoding PDZ domain-containing protein gives MSLRKFGLLCIAITLTVSVVSPSACLAERVRRMPAPSSGSESTDVIREERIRARMEAAVPWLGIAFKETAADSRAGGLEVESVAAGSPAEQAGVRSGDIISQIGGKTVTNAKDFMQLVLGLKIGTDYPLTVIRDGKTLELTIRPASRPAGRFGSASTANTEDVSDKPAPRKGLLDINVLKYAFIDPKTRAVTFVGKYDPTYNTGPIPYADYLKVALENPYPSFSLDPPQETAEALKTAAKVLDAEIARMDDLEYASQWAQKVSNLLLEDPSLEVDRARFFKHCAEVLGITGDELRRMHDAATGKIDIPGTEFMGLASKMIRGIGLPKAGDALGVLAAGGTPEELLFKMAEKLGLSDQYTALVMKGLPPEEFRKEEIILCISEICRQFEAPESEINSIVASIRGGQSADLIINYMGKQLSNYITKKSGRKMINGLILGPAVLARLYNLPIPKAELVFKGLPADSLLGDVFFKSDYRLKSLSTYPDARDRVAAHLTHQEFMQRHLPAAVLKALSGVDVLAGQRLVPAEVAMHVSPAGDVVEFGDSKIKIIGWIIEMMRPADKATIDTLSDCISKYSNFLAEHYDDYARVYPEWHKLSEAAKVIALARWAKNNGYTLRVIGESGEKVSLPKYINGFWSAVFEVYEDSQYLNFIAEGGASFAKDEGEDWLKVQQDVSVTSSVSKQLVASAIFAEQALGAAVSGDLESARELAEKSARAMTGEIDLTRLPPLDNIPVPADPASYAAATREAIDEAAECFDKMIAAGKDIEKAEQLAATAPDEAAKLKEQAVKVRDEAQAKLNQILEQVKNYKSDPTQSGEALIVLQSDSAVVMPIASGGSAASSGTSAPGTTSTPGTGAQPTAAASTKPTPEDLERLKKELDEVNKQIAATREALLRLNKYIQSNQKLFEEWESSASEGFDRCVSMIGDIALDFGIGGLSERYETIYELAKKLPGKPEDVIEKYRYLASLTRRLREAKEVNDFAGLAERENKTEAEIWETLRDGIGQISGLLGLDDTLPGKWWKYGSLAIDTAYNLAELRMTWKNLKALEESTDRYAEAVSKLAAKMKELVDRQKEIKQKIEAGGEVEKIAN, from the coding sequence GTGTCTCTACGTAAGTTTGGTCTCCTTTGCATTGCCATCACTTTGACAGTTTCCGTCGTTTCCCCCAGCGCATGTTTAGCCGAGAGGGTAAGGCGCATGCCTGCACCATCCAGCGGCTCCGAGAGCACCGATGTTATTCGAGAGGAGCGGATTAGAGCGAGGATGGAGGCGGCTGTCCCGTGGCTGGGAATCGCATTCAAAGAGACTGCCGCTGATTCTAGGGCGGGTGGTCTGGAAGTTGAGTCAGTAGCCGCTGGTTCTCCGGCAGAACAGGCGGGCGTCCGAAGCGGCGACATCATCAGTCAAATAGGTGGCAAGACGGTAACGAATGCAAAAGATTTTATGCAGTTGGTTCTTGGGCTTAAGATTGGGACGGATTACCCGCTAACGGTTATTCGGGATGGCAAAACGCTTGAGCTGACAATTCGCCCTGCGAGCCGTCCTGCGGGGCGGTTTGGTTCGGCTTCGACAGCGAACACCGAGGATGTTTCCGATAAGCCGGCGCCGAGGAAGGGACTGCTCGATATAAATGTCTTAAAGTATGCATTCATTGACCCCAAGACGCGCGCTGTAACCTTCGTTGGCAAGTATGACCCCACCTATAATACCGGCCCGATACCATATGCCGACTATCTCAAGGTGGCGCTGGAAAACCCGTATCCGTCGTTTTCTCTCGACCCGCCCCAGGAAACTGCCGAGGCGCTGAAGACAGCCGCGAAGGTTCTGGATGCGGAGATAGCAAGGATGGACGATTTGGAATACGCCAGCCAGTGGGCTCAGAAGGTCTCTAATCTGCTTTTAGAAGATCCTTCGCTTGAGGTAGATAGAGCAAGATTCTTCAAACACTGTGCCGAGGTGCTGGGGATAACGGGCGACGAACTCAGGCGCATGCACGATGCCGCAACTGGTAAGATAGACATTCCCGGTACGGAGTTCATGGGCTTGGCGTCGAAGATGATACGCGGCATCGGACTCCCCAAGGCAGGCGACGCTTTGGGTGTGCTTGCCGCCGGCGGTACTCCTGAGGAACTGCTGTTCAAAATGGCAGAGAAACTTGGGCTTTCTGACCAATACACCGCTCTTGTCATGAAAGGCTTGCCGCCGGAGGAGTTTCGGAAGGAGGAGATTATTCTCTGCATATCCGAAATATGCCGCCAGTTTGAAGCGCCGGAAAGCGAAATCAACAGCATTGTGGCATCCATTCGCGGTGGGCAGTCAGCCGACTTGATAATCAACTACATGGGCAAACAGCTCAGCAATTACATCACCAAGAAATCCGGCAGAAAAATGATAAACGGGTTGATTCTCGGACCGGCGGTTTTGGCGAGGCTCTACAATCTGCCAATCCCCAAGGCTGAGCTTGTTTTTAAGGGTCTGCCTGCGGATTCACTGCTCGGCGATGTGTTCTTTAAATCGGACTACAGGTTGAAGAGTTTGAGCACATACCCCGACGCCCGAGATAGGGTCGCCGCCCATCTGACGCATCAGGAGTTCATGCAGAGACATCTGCCGGCGGCTGTGCTGAAGGCACTGAGCGGTGTGGACGTCCTTGCAGGTCAGCGGCTGGTTCCTGCCGAGGTTGCTATGCATGTGTCGCCAGCTGGCGATGTTGTTGAGTTCGGCGATTCCAAAATAAAGATTATCGGCTGGATAATTGAGATGATGCGCCCAGCCGACAAAGCAACTATTGATACTCTCAGCGACTGCATATCAAAATACTCAAACTTCCTTGCTGAGCACTACGACGACTATGCGAGGGTCTATCCGGAGTGGCACAAGCTTTCGGAAGCGGCGAAAGTAATTGCGCTCGCAAGGTGGGCGAAAAACAATGGCTATACATTGAGGGTGATTGGCGAATCCGGTGAAAAGGTCAGCCTGCCGAAATACATCAATGGCTTTTGGAGTGCAGTTTTCGAAGTCTACGAAGACAGCCAATACCTCAACTTCATCGCTGAGGGAGGCGCTAGTTTTGCGAAGGACGAGGGAGAAGACTGGCTTAAAGTTCAGCAAGACGTATCCGTTACATCCAGTGTATCCAAGCAGTTGGTTGCCAGCGCAATATTTGCCGAGCAGGCTTTGGGTGCGGCTGTTTCCGGCGACCTCGAATCTGCCAGGGAGCTAGCCGAGAAGAGTGCTCGCGCAATGACCGGCGAGATTGACCTAACGAGACTGCCGCCGCTCGACAACATCCCCGTTCCTGCTGACCCCGCATCTTATGCGGCGGCGACGAGGGAAGCCATTGATGAAGCCGCGGAATGCTTTGATAAAATGATTGCGGCTGGAAAGGATATAGAAAAAGCCGAACAGCTTGCCGCAACTGCTCCAGACGAAGCCGCGAAGCTTAAAGAGCAGGCAGTCAAAGTTCGCGATGAAGCTCAAGCGAAGCTAAACCAAATCCTCGAACAGGTTAAGAACTACAAGTCCGACCCCACGCAGTCGGGAGAGGCGCTGATTGTATTGCAGAGTGATTCGGCGGTTGTTATGCCGATTGCGAGCGGCGGGTCTGCGGCATCATCCGGCACGAGTGCCCCAGGCACCACTAGCACCCCAGGCACAGGGGCACAGCCGACTGCAGCTGCTTCCACCAAGCCGACGCCTGAGGATCTCGAAAGGCTGAAGAAAGAACTTGATGAGGTAAACAAGCAGATTGCCGCCACCAGGGAAGCCTTGCTTAGGTTGAATAAGTATATCCAGTCAAACCAGAAGCTGTTTGAGGAATGGGAGAGTTCCGCGTCGGAGGGTTTCGACAGGTGTGTTAGCATGATAGGAGACATAGCTTTGGATTTTGGCATAGGCGGGCTCTCCGAGCGGTATGAGACTATCTATGAACTTGCCAAGAAGCTCCCAGGAAAACCAGAGGATGTAATCGAAAAATATAGATACCTTGCTTCGCTAACTCGAAGGCTGAGAGAGGCAAAGGAGGTCAACGATTTTGCGGGTTTGGCTGAGAGGGAGAACAAGACGGAGGCAGAGATTTGGGAGACGCTGAGGGACGGCATTGGCCAAATCTCGGGTTTATTGGGGCTTGATGATACTCTGCCGGGGAAGTGGTGGAAGTACGGCAGTTTGGCTATTGATACCGCGTATAACCTGGCTGAGCTGCGCATGACGTGGAAGAACCTAAAGGCGCTCGAGGAGAGCACCGACAGATACGCGGAAGCCGTCAGTAAATTGGCGGCGAAGATGAAAGAGCTTGTTGACCGCCAGAAGGAGATAAAGCAGAAAATAGAAGCCGGCGGCGAAGTTGAGAAGATAGCGAATTAG
- a CDS encoding winged helix-turn-helix domain-containing protein — MDEHDYSGLTNAFDMLFEEIERVMKKVNESGSQAFSEGRYDDAKQMIAQAKSLNDLRLKAISLGQDLQKLCAGRNREDVLRRNPGRLAEDWKTSHEFFYIPILQVLCEMGGGGRVGEVLDRVYDIVKDSLKPADMERLPGGRDLRWRTSARGARWYMVQKGLLKADSPRGVWEISEAGREWLERHKNVNEI; from the coding sequence ATGGACGAACACGACTACAGTGGATTGACCAATGCATTCGATATGCTTTTTGAGGAGATTGAGCGCGTCATGAAGAAAGTGAATGAGTCTGGCAGCCAGGCGTTTTCCGAGGGCAGATATGACGACGCCAAACAGATGATTGCCCAAGCAAAGAGTCTGAACGATTTACGTTTAAAAGCTATTTCGCTTGGTCAAGACTTGCAAAAGCTGTGCGCCGGTCGGAACAGAGAAGATGTCTTGAGGAGAAACCCGGGGCGCTTAGCAGAGGACTGGAAAACTAGTCACGAGTTCTTCTACATTCCCATCCTTCAAGTGTTGTGTGAGATGGGCGGTGGAGGTCGAGTGGGCGAAGTGCTGGACAGAGTCTATGACATTGTGAAGGATTCCCTTAAGCCGGCGGACATGGAGCGTCTCCCGGGCGGCAGAGACCTGCGCTGGCGCACCTCAGCGCGGGGGGCGCGGTGGTACATGGTCCAAAAAGGACTTCTTAAGGCAGATTCCCCGCGTGGTGTGTGGGAAATATCGGAGGCTGGCCGCGAATGGCTGGAGCGGCATAAAAATGTGAATGAGATTTAA